From the Leucoraja erinacea ecotype New England chromosome 33, Leri_hhj_1, whole genome shotgun sequence genome, one window contains:
- the LOC129712745 gene encoding ceroid-lipofuscinosis neuronal protein 6 homolog — MRKRQQQPLQTPFFLPRNAGNEPENLDKKPQFHLDLWFYFTVQNWILDFGRPIAMIILPLEWFPLNKPSVGDYFHMAYNIITPFLLLKLIERSPKTLPLSAVYICIITFVMGASIHLVGDSVNHRLILSGYQLHLSVRDNPMMKELKPETLIDSFELLYYYDESLGHLMWYIPLFIIFCLYFTGCFTLCRKDSRMPMSAWLLLGPSSLYYWYLVTEGQIFVLYIFTTFAMMATVMHKKRKGLVMDSNGLFLFYSFCITLVLISVWVAFLWNDKILRRKYPGVMYVPEPWAYYTLHIKKTP, encoded by the exons ATGCGGAAACGACAGCAGCAacctctacaaactcccttcttCCTTCCCAG gAATGCAGGAAATGAGCCGGAAAACCTGGATAAAAAGCCTCAGTTTCACTTGGATCTTTGGTTCTACTTCACGGTGCAAAACTGGATCCTGGATTTTGGCCGTCCCATTGCAATG ATCATCCTTCCCTTGGAGTGGTTTCCACTGAATAAGCCAAGTGTTGGTGATTATTTCCACATGGCCTATAACATTATCACACCGTTCCTCCTGCTGAAG CTTATCGAGCGCTCCCCCAAGACTCTGCCTCTGTCCGCAGTGTACATCTGCATCATCACGTTTGTGATGGGAGCCAGCATTCATCTTGTCGGTGATTCTGTGAACCACCGGCTCATTTTAAGCGGCTACCAGCTGCACTTGTCTGTTCGAGATAACCCAATGATGAAGGAGCTGAAACCAGAGACACTG ATTGACTCGTTTGAGCTGCTTTACTACTATGATGAATCTTTGGGTCACTTGATGTG gtacATTCCCCTCTTCATAATTTTCTGCCTGTATTTTACTGGTTGCTTCACCCTGTGTCGCAAGGACAGCAGAATGCCTATGTCCGCATGGCTTCTCCTCGGTCCAAGCAGCCTCTACTACTG GTACCTGGTGACGGAGGGTCAGATCTTCGTCCTCTATATCTTCACCACCTTTGCCATGATGGCTACAGTGATGCACAAGAAACGCAAAGGCCTGGTCATGGACAGCAACGGCCTTTTCCTCTTTTACTCCTTCTGTATCACGCTGGTCCTGATCTCCGTATGGGTGGCCTTCCTTTGGAATGACAAAATTCTCCGGCGAAAGTACCCGGGAGTGATGTATG